The sequence CTGTGCCAATTGCGCGGGGCCACACCCCGCAAACCACGCGTCGTGCCCGGTGATGCGGCGCGAGGCCCGCAACAAAAAGGCGGGCCCCATCGCGCGcaccaccaccaccaccaccCACGCACAGCAGCCGCGCACCGCGCCGGCCGCTAGACCCAGCGCGCCAGTAGCGCCGCCCGCACCCATCCAGCCGGTGCCGCGCGGAGAAGCGCACACCAGCGGCCTCATGGCGGCGGCAAATCCCGCCTCCGCCGCCCCCGCAAAACGTAAGCGACGAGGACGCGGGAAAAAATCCCGCTCGCAGCCCCCTCGGAGCGACGCCGCCACAGCGCCCCAAGCCGGCCCGTCCGCGCACATTCCGCCGGCGCAACATCGCACAATTACGACGACAGCCGAGCGCCCCCGAACGACAGCCGAGCGCCCCCGAACGGAGCCGAGTGCAACTTCGGCTCCCGAACATCGCCGAACACAGCCGACCGCATCATCGTCGGCACCGCAGCCCCCCCTAGCGGCGCCTGCCGATCCCGCGAAGCAAGCGGTGATCCGAGCGGCGTCGCTAGTACTCCAGAGCGTCCTGAGCGCCTTAGAGGAGGGAGCAGACCCCATACCCATAGTAATGCGGGGTCTCCTCAGCCTCCTACAACAATAGCGCTCAGGCTACTATATTGGAACGCCCGCACTATGGTGCCGGCGCATAAGAAGCCACTGCTCCGCCACCTGATGCGGGAGCAGAACATTGATGCGGCGCTGCTAAACGAAACGCAGCTGGGGCCATCTTCGAAGCTGAGCGCGTCCGGGTACGTAGTTTATCGCAGGGACGAGGTGTCGCCTACTGGCAGGCGATACCGCGGGCTTGCGATCCTTATCCGTCGGTCCATTCCTCATACCCCCCTCCCTGCTTTCACATCCCAGTCATTTTCCGCGCTTGGCGTTGAAGCGGAACTTCCAGGTGGCAGAATACGTATGTATGCTATATACAGACCGCCTACGGGGACTGTTGACACGAACGAGGTGAAACGACTTTTCGCCTCGGACGTGCCGACATTCGCCGCGGGTGACTGGAATAGCAAGCATACGCACTGGTTGTCTCGCTCTAACTGCCACAACGGCAACGCCCTCTATAACCTTATTGATTATAACAATATCGTAATAGAGGGTCCTCCTGAACCCACTCATTATCCCGATCAAGACTCCTACCGCGCGGACATTATCGACTTTTCGATCCACAATGTGGTCCGCCAGTCGATAACGCAAACTGTCATTGTGGACGAACTCGACTCAGACCACCTGCCGGTATTGGCCGAGTTCGCTGCAGACAGTCCGGCAATCGCCCCATCCCGCTCCCTCCGATGTGTAAATTGGAAGTTATTTGCAAGCACGCTTGAGCGCTCCACCCCCGCACGCGCGGTTACAAGCGCCGCGGACGTGGAGTTGTTTGCGAATGATTTGCAAGATACACTACAAACCGCCCTCGTCCGAGCCACGACACACAAACCGTCCACCTCCCGTCTCCCCCCCCTTCCCGGTTACCTCAAAAACCTTATCCAGAGGAAGCGATCTCTGCGACGGCAATGGCAGCGAACGCGCTGCCCGACCCTCAAGCGGCAACTTGTTCGGTTGCGTGAACAGGTTAGCACGGCGCTTGAGGAGCACAAAAGCGAGGGCTGGCACCGGTCGCTCGAACAGGCCGCCGAGGACTGGCCGTCGCTTCATCGACTCTGTCGCAGGTTCAAATCCTCAACCGCCCCCGCGCGCCCACTCACCGACTCCGCAGGTACTTATGTATACAGCCCTCAGGGTCGCGCTGACTTGTTTGCCGAACACCTGGCGCAAGTTTTTCAGCCGAACCCCCTGACGCCGTCGAACGCCGCCCACGCAACGGCAGTGAACGAATACCTAACGAGTTTTCTAAATTCACCGATGCCACTCGCTGGGGAAGCATTCTTCACGTCCCCGTCCGCCGTCCGCCGTGCGATTTCGCGTACAAAGTTGCGCAAAGCGCCCGGCGCGGACGGCGTGACGAATGAATCCCTCCGCCACCTCCCCCGTAAAACAGTCGCGGCTTTGTCGCGGCTGTTTAACGGTATATTACGCTCCGGTCACTTCCCTTCAGTGTGGAAGACCGGACGCGTAATAATGATCCCCAAACCCGGAAAGAATGCTTCCTTACCGAGCAGCTATCGACCCATTACTCTGTTGAGCACAGTCTCCAAAGTATTCGAGTCATTGCTGTTGCCAATGCTGCGCCCGTACTTGTCGCCTCGCGCTGAGCAATTCGGCTTTCGCGAGGCACACAGTACCACCCTTCAGGTGACAAGAGTATTGCACCACCTTAGCTCCGCTTTGAACAAGAATGAGAGAGCGGTTGCAGTGCTGTTGGACATCGAAAAGGCTTTCGACCGCGTCTGGCATGAGGGCCTTATATATAAGATCCTTACCGCCACCCAGTGCCCCGCGCGGCTCGTGAGGATATTGCACTCCTTCCTCACGAATCGTTCCTTTCACGTTTCCGTGTCCCCCGCCGTTTCACAAGACCACGCTGTGCAGGCGGGTGTCCCGCAGGGCAGCTGTTTATCGCCCGCGCTATACTCTGCCTACACAGACGATTTCCCCTCCCCCGCGCAACCCACTAACCATATCGTCGCTTTGTACGCCGACGATGTAGCCTTTGTCACCGCATCGGTATGGACATCGAACGCGGTGATAAAGGCGCAGCGTTGGTTGGACGAATTGCCTGCGTATTTTGAGCGCTGGCGGATTACCGCGAACGCTAAAAAGACACAGGCGATTGTATTCGGCGGTATGACCCCCTCCACCCACCTCACTCTGGCCGGTGAGCAAATCCCTTGGTCCAACAATGTCACCTACCTGGGCATCACTATTGATCGCCGGCTTCGCTTTAACAGCCACGTGAAGCGGGTAATCAATAAGTGTAAATCCGCCCACGCAATACTTCGTCCGGTGTTGTCATCCGAACTCCCGCTGCGTATAAAGGTAAGTCTGTATAAGATTTACCTACGGCCGCTCCTCACGTACGCCGCGCCCGCCTGGTATGCGTTTGTGTGTGAAAGCCTGCGCCGCAAAATGCGTGCGCGGCAGTCGCTCGCATTACGCACTATCGCTGGCGCGCCGTGGTGCGTGAGGAACGAGCGGATACGCAGCGATCTCGGTGTGGAAACACTTGACGATTTCATCCTACGCCTATCCCAAAACATGTTTGCGCGCGCGGATGCATCCTCTCATTCCCATCTCCGAGGGATTGCACCGATGCGCGCCCCTCCCGAGTCGCGCTGTCCCTTTCCGCGCGACTTGTTATCCCCCCCCCCTCCCGCGGCGTACACAACGCCCTCCTATCCACCGGAATTGCTAGCTGCAATGTCGGCACCCCGAACCGCGCCTCCAGCGCCACCCTCCACCCACGCACTCCGTGCACTCCCTCACACCCCGGTGCATAACGCGCCATCCCTCCGATCCTTCCTACATGCACTTATAGTGCATTCCGTCACTCCCACGCCCCCGCAAGTCCCGCACTCTACTGCTCCGGCGCGCCCAGCCGCGCCGCCCACTACCCCTACGCCTACACCAATACAAATCCCGTCTGTCGGTACACAAGTACCCAGCCCACCTCCCCACCTATACTCCCACGCGCAATTGGCGCCTCCTACCCCGCCCATTCGTGTCGTTTCGCCCCAGTCCCCCTCCGTCCCCGGTCATGACACAACTCATGGCCGGGCTCGTAAAAGAAAGAGGTCGATTGATTCGCGCGACGCGGAATcaaattctaaaaaataagGGCTTTCACGCCCCCCCAAATTCCCGCCCGTGTTGACGGGCGGCGCTATACTCCCATTGAAGGGGGCTTCCCGCCCCGAACAATGTTCCCCACGCAGCCTCCTCGCGGAGGCTGCGTGTGCGAAGATCCCGATATGTATATGTAAATGTTATACATTTTCAATTGATTGAACTTATACTACAACAAGCAACATGCCGCCAAAAACGAGTGGAAAGGCCGCCAAGAAGTCCGGCAAAGCGCAGAAGAACATCTCGAAGTCTGacaagaaaaagaagaagCACAAGAGGAAGGAGAGCTACGCCATTTACATTTACAAGGTGCTCAAGCAGGTCCACCCCGACACCGGTATCTCCTCGAAGGCCATGTCCATCATGAACTCGTTCGTGAACGACATTTTCGAGCGCATCGCCGCGGAGGCGTCCCGGCTCGCTCACTACAACAAGCGGTCGACCATCACGTCGCGAGAGGTGCAAACCTCCGTGCGGCTGCTGCTGCCCGGCGAGCTCGCCAAGCACGCGGTCAGCGAGGGCACCAAGGCGGTCACCAAGTACACGAGCTCCAAGTGAGCGGCCGTCCGCCGTCGGGACAACGGCGTGGCGTGTTCGACTTATCGAACGCCCGCTCGCTCGcgttttgtgtttattattattataaatactatcAAAACAACAACGGCCCTTTTCAGGGCCACAATATATTTCATGAATGAATTGTGTGTGTTTACACGTCAAAAATACGTTTCTCCAACACGAACAACAGCagtgagaaaaaaaaaagaaaacctaaagttgtaattttgaaattcgAATTTCGAATTATACGTTTAACGTTGGTCATTTGCGggtatgatttattttaatttatttacaaactagggcttcgcccgcggtatatatattaaaaaagtagCCTGTGTTCTTTCTCAGCGTCTAAAGactgtctgtgccaaatttcatcaaaatcggtccagtagttttgatgatgagcctattcattaacaaacaaagttttcctcttcattagttttactttaaaaatattattttgcaataataaaaagtagccttcgAGATGCAGTCTATCTATTGAAATAAACcgaatcaaaatcggttctctagttttaattatacaaatttataatatagggAAAATAGCACACACGGACAGACATTCGAACCGATTTTCTGttgtgttatatttatataggtacctagttttgtgttttgtaatagttttagtaaattaatattttgtactagatttacgcccgcggcttcgcccgcgttttcaaaggaaaacccgcatagttcccgttcccgtgggatttccgggttaaaacctaccctatgtgttaatccaagttaccttctatatatgtgctaaatttcattgtaatcggttcagtagtatttttccggacgtatagaaattttcctggcgtatagaaatgAATGATCAAGTTGAAGATTACTCGAGATCTCAAAAACggcgcaacggattttgatgcggtttattttaatagatagagcggTTAATgaaggaattttataagttttaaatgttcataaaatttgCAACCGAACGAGGCCGCGGCGAATTTctagttaggtatattatgaacgttttatgtatttgtaggtaatttttttttttttagtgttgtttagttttgttatac comes from Colias croceus chromosome 23, ilColCroc2.1 and encodes:
- the LOC123702088 gene encoding histone H2B, which encodes MPPKTSGKAAKKSGKAQKNISKSDKKKKKHKRKESYAIYIYKVLKQVHPDTGISSKAMSIMNSFVNDIFERIAAEASRLAHYNKRSTITSREVQTSVRLLLPGELAKHAVSEGTKAVTKYTSSK